A single Anopheles arabiensis isolate DONGOLA chromosome 2, AaraD3, whole genome shotgun sequence DNA region contains:
- the LOC120897042 gene encoding uncharacterized protein LOC120897042 isoform X1: MQCSTCNAPTDSANSVSCAGVCGSKHHTHCTGLSRDSTRELGRNNQLLWLCKTCHEFRIGTNSLLTSEIAALLELVKADILTTIDSSLSSLRSAIKSDLLPEILALVDKRALTPILAKPSVSNASRSHTSTNVSSLNATNTSRTTKTASARRTFTNSTELTDDIQAANDTNTVDDSDNCNHYNHRTKPTSDVSAGNYRTNTQASSDPVLNQNTTNTGIAEKVWLYFTNIKSHVSADDMRVWLKAVLPTDDINVYRLTKKGVNLDSMSFISFKVSVPKSLKELALQSTIWPVSLTVREFVARGLPKQRVHERARFDPSELISHRTNSENCSSAVPKTTAHPDHFLEHRSPPPQRVILSPSQMTEILEAIQLEFPPTPPQLSPGVGLQSQSNLCNTNRSPQISPFAKRIAHN; this comes from the exons TAATTCGGTGTCCTGTGCCGGTGTTTGTGGTTCCAAGCATCACACCCATTGCACGGGGTTGTCCCGTGATTCTACTCGTGAGCTTGGGCGTAATAATCaattgttgtggttgtgcaaAACATGTCACGAGTTTCGCATTGGCACAAATTCACTTCTCACAAGTGAGATAGCAGCCCTACTCGAATTGGTGAAAGCAGATATTCTCACCACAATTGActcatctctctcttctcttagaTCGGCTATCAAGAGCGATTTGCTTCCTGAGATCCTCGCTCTCGTTGATAAGCGAGCGCTAACACCCATATTAGCTAAGCCGTCTGTTAGCAACGCATCGCGATCGCACACATCCACTAATGTATCGTCGCTCAATGCCACAAATACATCCAGAACGACTAAAACAGCTTCCGCTCGCCGTACATTTACTAACTCAACGGAGCTCACTGATGATATCCAAGCTGCGAACGATACCAACACTGTGGATGATTCTGACAACTGTAACCACTACAATCATCGTACTAAGCCGACTAGTGATGTTAGTGCTGGAAACTATCGAACAAATACACAAGCATCTTCTGATCCTGTTTTGaaccaaaacaccaccaacacgggcATAGCCGAGAAAGTatgg TTATACTTCACGAACATCAAATCGCATGTCTCGGCTGATgatatgcgtgtgtggcttAAAGCTGTGCTACCAACGGACGATATTAATGTTTACCGTCTCACGAAAAAGGGTGTGAACCTGGACTCGATGTCCTTCATATCGTTCAAAGTGAGTGTTCCTAAATCTCTTAAGGAGCTTGCGCTGCAGTCTACTATTTGGCCAGTTTCACTTACTGTTCGGGAGTTTGTTGCTCGTGGCCTACCAAAGCAACGTGTACATGAAAGGGCTCGATTTGACCCTTCTGAGCTTATTTCGCATCGTACAAATAGTGAAAATTGCTCTTCAGCTGTGCCAAAAACTACCGCTCATCCGGATCATTTTTTGGAACATCGATCGCCACCCCCACAGCGCGTGATTCTATCACCATCCCAGATGACCGAGATCCTAGAGGCTATTCAACTGGAGTTTCCTCCCACACCGCCTCAGTTATCACCGGGGGTGGGGCTTCAATCACAATCCAATCTCTGCAACACGAACCGCTCACCACAGATCAGCCCGTTTGCCAAACGGATAGCTCACAATTAA
- the LOC120897042 gene encoding uncharacterized protein LOC120897042 isoform X2, which produces MSRVSHWHKFTSHKSAIKSDLLPEILALVDKRALTPILAKPSVSNASRSHTSTNVSSLNATNTSRTTKTASARRTFTNSTELTDDIQAANDTNTVDDSDNCNHYNHRTKPTSDVSAGNYRTNTQASSDPVLNQNTTNTGIAEKVWLYFTNIKSHVSADDMRVWLKAVLPTDDINVYRLTKKGVNLDSMSFISFKVSVPKSLKELALQSTIWPVSLTVREFVARGLPKQRVHERARFDPSELISHRTNSENCSSAVPKTTAHPDHFLEHRSPPPQRVILSPSQMTEILEAIQLEFPPTPPQLSPGVGLQSQSNLCNTNRSPQISPFAKRIAHN; this is translated from the exons ATGTCACGAGTTTCGCATTGGCACAAATTCACTTCTCACAA aTCGGCTATCAAGAGCGATTTGCTTCCTGAGATCCTCGCTCTCGTTGATAAGCGAGCGCTAACACCCATATTAGCTAAGCCGTCTGTTAGCAACGCATCGCGATCGCACACATCCACTAATGTATCGTCGCTCAATGCCACAAATACATCCAGAACGACTAAAACAGCTTCCGCTCGCCGTACATTTACTAACTCAACGGAGCTCACTGATGATATCCAAGCTGCGAACGATACCAACACTGTGGATGATTCTGACAACTGTAACCACTACAATCATCGTACTAAGCCGACTAGTGATGTTAGTGCTGGAAACTATCGAACAAATACACAAGCATCTTCTGATCCTGTTTTGaaccaaaacaccaccaacacgggcATAGCCGAGAAAGTatgg TTATACTTCACGAACATCAAATCGCATGTCTCGGCTGATgatatgcgtgtgtggcttAAAGCTGTGCTACCAACGGACGATATTAATGTTTACCGTCTCACGAAAAAGGGTGTGAACCTGGACTCGATGTCCTTCATATCGTTCAAAGTGAGTGTTCCTAAATCTCTTAAGGAGCTTGCGCTGCAGTCTACTATTTGGCCAGTTTCACTTACTGTTCGGGAGTTTGTTGCTCGTGGCCTACCAAAGCAACGTGTACATGAAAGGGCTCGATTTGACCCTTCTGAGCTTATTTCGCATCGTACAAATAGTGAAAATTGCTCTTCAGCTGTGCCAAAAACTACCGCTCATCCGGATCATTTTTTGGAACATCGATCGCCACCCCCACAGCGCGTGATTCTATCACCATCCCAGATGACCGAGATCCTAGAGGCTATTCAACTGGAGTTTCCTCCCACACCGCCTCAGTTATCACCGGGGGTGGGGCTTCAATCACAATCCAATCTCTGCAACACGAACCGCTCACCACAGATCAGCCCGTTTGCCAAACGGATAGCTCACAATTAA
- the LOC120897041 gene encoding uncharacterized protein LOC120897041, whose product MDDFDIYGDLEYIESEAKTESQEHLALQRRITELQDKLFAVEQEKNDIIKKNDILLENVSSLLLTAKAELKRKDAVIGDLRKQCDNVVFRRGNHVGKGKKCVSKFTQTSVTLLVHSGIQTVSTEETADPIWSKSCPDNDAKSEQYHKYDREMERESKKIVAHRQIRDHDKVDTRGVRQRDKEGKGYRDRCKSDRELTRYRCRSKHRTKSREPNRLCEYSSYELSRDRGVHDRKKNMNAKKDYPSSYSTSCVGRDIKTCISEDNKKRDLCGIIAPESFVNKTNNGKKVSKDAECGRVKTSDVIKNKSELRADGTHTSTEKRKNCEKSLNIKPIVFRDVTAKVNTSNFDLGSCNANSLLGDDVVRREDCDEYLCTVMYETRGNATNFTSKSEGARDVCELKRNLHIDKPYGGALLNHGASEKRSKSLETNKTSVISTSNSTIEEANVFHMNKTKAHLSSETNEMIPNIMGHSENTDVLDVTKPFCTFGTCNGENILKIGTLFNPLNNSEKVQNKNYINKNCTNNCITSVTSAIEGNSSHEIVHITSRANVMNSNIICDTEKSGCLDEVDSKPIERGNDDNHQKVDDHINVVNELNKQIRTSKVTSNAESANNELDTDLCFGTSEMSMHSVLENRKIESIDTHQNHSVLIKRSENKVTQINTTVAHVTSRMNETNFHVAFKSEDKTFKETESNIGDKIEESRGTCKKSSKDYSKSKHAANVHTSIKKKLKETPKNVEAKVKQSVTEKQEELPDICKNSYAVTKKTSNDLKLSTLSSMDCNKYAISVDVKTAKETNQENISNNLACRSELELPHVAKKVEYAMEAMNSSIDTKSHKHIYLSNSDVFSDENNARIPHSLRARRANSCYVGQENSENRQSETIQTCFDTFDMNGSVVEQTLPDTVYPNANITKSLGIVTENSNLGFNVEAEVNNQKINNESQKIVRNKSKISIEHTCDMRERLRHRLNINLPNTVVRSELITMAQCPKRRLSMESATSSRKKHKSDIDIRASTNKLLASPTGGNLSSSYFSQIALPITSALDSIPSKLQTPILKRTEETAMTPMVVVHSPAKPSNQLILNNNLDVCYYPLDDFSTVEQIMDSLFQTPIKNEDQNNDVVAPGSNNFNINDSAQNVVPKECVHSHNLMAHSTPLNTKPLSIIDKNDRTASKRKLMDERVQQIPIPLASDTMDCAMKERNVHTKRVANTTKSSEKLAEPGTEEPVETCTDCSKKCIDLKNKTEHFSTNLGSTLLNHNNTYETLTSVTSFQPTINSSNSSNRPSEVHNFSIASSSKKV is encoded by the exons ATGGATGACTTCGACATATACGGCGATCTCGAGTATATTGAATCAGAAGCCAAAACC GAAAGCCAAGAACATCTTGCATTGCAACGCAGAATAACAGAATTGCAGGATAAGTTATTCGCAGTTGAACAAGAGAAAaatgatatcataaaaaaGAATGATATTCTACTTGAAAACGTATCTTCTCTTCTTTTGACCGCCAAAGCCGAACTAAAGAGAAAGGATGCAGTAATAGGTGACTTACGAAAGCAATGTGATAATGTGGTTTTCAGGCGTGGAAATCATGTtggaaaaggtaaaaaatgCGTTTCCAAGTTCACTCAAACATCTGTAACGCTCTTAGTGCATTCTGGAATACAAACAGTCTCAACAGAGGAAACCGCCGATCCAATTTGGAGCAAGAGTTGTCCTGATAACGACGCGAAATCAGAACAATACCACAAGTATGATCGTGAAATGGAACGCGAATCTAAAAAAATCGTAGCACACAGACAAATTCGTGATCATGATAAAGTAGATACTAGAGGTGTTCGGCAACGTGATAAGGAGGGGAAAGGTTATCGCGATCGATGTAAAAGTGATAGAGAACTAACTCGATATAGATGTCGTTCAAAACATCGAACGAAATCTCGTGAACCGAATCGTTTGTGCGAATATTCCAGTTACGAACTAAGTCGCGATAGAGGTGTGCACGATCGCAAGAAAAATATGAACGCAAAGAAAGATTATCCGTCATCTTATTCAACGAGTTGTGTCGGACGCGATATAAAGACATGCATCAGtgaagataacaaaaaaagagatttGTGCGGTATAATTGCACCAGAATCATTTGTCAATAAAACTAATAATGGCAAGAAAGTTTCTAAGGATGCTGAGTGCGGACGAGTGAAAACTAGTGACgtaataaaaaacaagagtGAATTAAGAGCAGATGGCACACATACATCAActgaaaaacggaaaaactGTGAAAAAAGTTTAAACATAAAACCTATTGTATTTCGTGATGTTACAGCAAAAGTAAATACTTCCAATTTTGACTTAGGCTCCTGCAATGCGAACAGTTTACTgggtgatgatgttgttagAAGAGAGGATTGTGATGAATATTTGTGTACTGTTATGTATGAAACTAGAGGAAATGCTACTAATTTTACTTCCAAAAGTGAAGGTGCTCGGGACGTATGCGAATTAAAGAGAAACTTGCATATAGATAAGCCTTACGGTGGTGCTTTGTTAAACCACGGAGCCTCGGAAAAGCGTTCTAAATCGTTAGAGACTAATAAAACTAGCGTAATTTCAACTTCAAACAGCACAATAGAAGAAGCTAACGTATTTCACATGAATAAGACCAAAGCTCATTTGTCATCTGAAACAAACGAAATGATCCCGAATATAATGGGTCACTCAGAAAATACAGACGTCCTGGATGTAACAAAGCCGTTTTGTACGTTCGGAACGTGTAAtggtgaaaatattttaaaaattggaACATTGTTTAATCCCTTAAATAATTCAGAAAAAGTACAGAATAAAAActacataaataaaaactgtACAAATAATTGCATAACCAGTGTAACCAGTGCAATTGAAGGAAATAGTTCACATGAAATTGTACACATAACATCGAGGGCGAATGTAATGAATTCTAATATAATATGTGATACAGAGAAATCAGGCTGCCTGGATGAAGTAGACTCCAAACCAATTGAAAGAGGGAATGACGATAACCATCAGAAAGTAGATGACCATATAAATGttgtaaatgaattaaataagCAGATAAGAACATCTAAAGTAACTTCCAACGCCGAAAGTGCTAATAACGAGCTTGATACGGACCTGTGCTTTGGCACGTCAGAGATGTCGATGCATTCAGTTTTAGAGAATCGGAAAATAGAATCAATAGATACTCATCAAAATCATTCAGTTCTTATTAAACGCAGCGAAAACAAGGTAACCCAAATAAATACGACAGTCGCACATGTAACATCGAGGATGAACGAAACTAATTTTCATGTAGCGTTTAAGTCGGAAGACAAGACTTTTAAAGAAACAGAATCAAATATTGGCGATAAAATAGAAGAAAGTCGTGGCACAtgtaaaaaatcatcaaaagaTTATTCCAAATCTAAACATGCTGCTAACGTTCACacatcaattaaaaaaaaattaaaggaaACTCCTAAAAATGTTGAAGCGAAAGTAAAGCAATCAGTTACAGAAAAACAGGAAGAATTGCCAGACATATGCAAAAATAGTTATGCTGTAACGAAAAAGACATCAAATGACTTAAAACTGTCAACACTCTCGTCAATGGATTGTAATAAGTACGCAATATCGGTCGATGTCAAAACCGCAAAGGAAACAAACCAGGAAAATATAAGTAATAATTTGGCTTGTAGGAGTGAATTAGAGCTTCCCCACGTTGCTAAAAAGGTTGAATATGCTATGGAAGCGATGAATTCCAGTATAGATACAAAAAGCCACAAACACATATATTTATCGAATTCAGATGTATTTTCGGACGAAAACAATGCACGCATTCCGCATTCCTTACGTGCACGACGTGCAAATAGTTGTTATGTTGGACAAGAGAATAGTGAAAATCGGCAGTCAGAAACAATCCAAACTTGTTTTGATACCTTCGATATGAATGGCTCAGTGGTAGAACAAACACTGCCTGATACTGTCTACCCCAACGCTAACATAACCAAGAGTTTGGGGATAGTCACCGAAAATAGCAATTTAGGGTTTAATGTAGAAGCAGAAGTCAATAaccaaaaaatcaataatgaaTCTCAAAAAATTGTTAGGAATAAGTCAAAAATTTCCATTGAACATACGTGTGACATGCGTGAAAGGCTACGGCATCGGCTTAATATAAATTTGCCAAACACAGTTGTTCGAAGCGAATTGATTACAATGGCCCAATGTCCTAAACGAAGACTATCTATGGAGAGTGCTACTTCATCAAGGAAAAAGCACAAATCCGATATCGATATACGTGCTAGTACAAATAAGCTTCTAGCTTCACCAACCGGTGGCAATCTTTCTTCGTCCTATTTTTCCCAAATCGCATTACCGATCACTTCTGCCTTAGACAGTATTCCAAGCAAGTTACAAACACCGATATTAAAACGAACAGAAGAAACTGCCATGACACCAATGGTTGTAGTGCATTCTCCGGCCAAACCTTCGAATCAATTGATACTTAACAATAATTTGGATGTTTGCTATTATCCTTTAGATGACTTCTCAACGGTAGAGCAAATAATGGATTCGCTGTTCCAAACACCCATTAAGAATGAGGACCAGAATAATGATGTTGTGGCTCCGGGatcaaataattttaatatcaaTGATAGCGCGCAAAACGTTGTACCTAAAGAATGTGTTCATTCTCATAATTTGATGGCACATTCGACGCCACTTAATACTAAACCATTGTCAATAATTGACAAGAATGATCGCACTGCCAGCAAACGTAAGTTAATGGACGAAAGAGTGCAACAAATTCCAATACCTTTGGCGTCAGACACGATGGATTGTgcaatgaaagaaagaaatgtgcATACGAAACGGGTAGCGAACACAACAAAATCAAGTGAGAAGTTAGCTGAACCCGGTACTGAAGAACCAGTTGAAACGTGTACTGACTGCTCAAAAAAGTGcattgatttaaaaaacaaaacagaacactTTTCAACAAATCTGGGAAGTACGCTTTTAAACCATAACAATACATATGAAACTCTGACTTCTGTTACCTCTTTCCAGCCAACGATCAATAGTTCAAATTCGTCTAACAGGCCATCTGAAGTGCATAATTtttccatagcttcgtcgtcAAAAAAGGTTTAA